Proteins encoded within one genomic window of Thermococcus celer Vu 13 = JCM 8558:
- a CDS encoding PfkB family carbohydrate kinase has product MKCLLVGHLVIDRIIEGSRFETRIGGGAYYSAMALSRFCDVEVLTSVGEDFPGEWLEELRARGIRLRVIPSEESTSYELRYLDSNHRELRLLSRAGDINEVPDGRYDMIILNPVAGEIPTDVVGRFKERAAFLAADVQGFIRNTLPGGVKLREVDASFLRGLNVVHSDLAEIDYLRNLEPDDVEVLLVTNGAEPGIAYRKGRAYKFKPPKVNIEESTGAGDVFLASFSYFYSRCPFIQALKKANAFTALFLKRRDLSFSMDEVGELAMKVEVGA; this is encoded by the coding sequence ATGAAGTGCCTTCTGGTCGGACACCTCGTCATCGATAGAATCATCGAAGGTTCGAGGTTCGAAACCCGGATCGGCGGGGGAGCCTACTACTCGGCCATGGCCCTCTCAAGGTTCTGCGACGTTGAGGTGCTGACGAGTGTGGGAGAGGACTTTCCGGGGGAGTGGCTCGAGGAATTGAGGGCGAGGGGGATAAGGCTCCGGGTGATACCCTCAGAGGAGAGCACCTCCTACGAGCTCCGCTACCTCGACTCCAACCATCGGGAACTGAGACTGCTCTCGCGGGCCGGGGACATAAACGAGGTTCCGGATGGAAGGTACGACATGATCATCCTCAACCCCGTCGCGGGGGAGATACCAACCGACGTTGTGGGGAGGTTCAAGGAGAGGGCGGCTTTTCTGGCGGCCGACGTTCAGGGCTTCATAAGGAACACCTTACCCGGGGGGGTGAAGCTGAGGGAGGTCGACGCTTCGTTTCTGCGTGGCCTTAACGTCGTTCACTCCGACCTCGCCGAGATAGACTACCTGAGAAACCTCGAACCGGACGATGTTGAGGTTCTGTTAGTGACCAACGGGGCGGAGCCGGGCATCGCCTACCGAAAGGGAAGGGCTTACAAGTTCAAACCCCCAAAGGTGAACATCGAGGAGTCAACGGGCGCCGGCGACGTGTTCCTCGCATCGTTCAGCTACTTCTACTCCCGCTGTCCGTTCATCCAGGCCCTAAAGAAGGCGAACGCCTTCACGGCCCTGTTCTTGAAGCGCAGGGACCTCTCGTTTTCCATGGATGAGGTCGGGGAGCTGGCCATGAAGGTTGAGGTGGGGGCGTAA
- a CDS encoding NUDIX domain-containing protein codes for MERYVLLVKAPRDHDISPVREELREFLGERHPELKVEMHRCIGLTVDLVILHGDGVVLVKRKNEPFKGSFALPGGFVEYGERVEEAAVREAKEETGLDVRLIRLVGVYSDPNRDPRGHTVTTAFLALGRGEPRAGDDAKEVHVVPVDEALELALAFDHSRILRDALGVRE; via the coding sequence ATGGAGAGGTACGTTTTGCTCGTGAAGGCCCCGAGGGACCACGACATCTCACCCGTGAGGGAGGAGCTGAGGGAGTTTCTCGGGGAGAGGCACCCTGAGCTTAAGGTCGAAATGCATCGGTGCATAGGTCTCACCGTCGACCTGGTCATCCTGCACGGAGACGGCGTCGTGCTCGTAAAGAGGAAGAACGAGCCGTTCAAGGGGAGCTTTGCCCTGCCGGGTGGCTTCGTCGAGTACGGCGAGAGGGTAGAGGAGGCGGCCGTCAGGGAGGCGAAGGAGGAAACGGGCCTTGACGTGAGGCTCATCCGGCTCGTCGGGGTTTACTCCGACCCGAACCGCGACCCGAGGGGACACACGGTGACGACGGCCTTTCTGGCCCTTGGAAGGGGGGAGCCCAGGGCCGGCGACGATGCGAAGGAGGTTCACGTCGTCCCCGTGGACGAGGCGCTTGAGTTGGCCCTCGCCTTCGACCACAGCCGGATCCTGAGGGACGCTCTCGGGGTGAGGGAATGA
- a CDS encoding Mth938-like domain-containing protein: MRLEFPGFGRIAVNGRIYDHDVVIYPSGRVEMRKKWISKEKHGTSHRLDPDELREYLGEDFDVLIVGTGAWGRLSLLPESRELVKGREIHELPTGEAVELFNEIHRNRRTLAILHVTC, translated from the coding sequence ATGAGGCTCGAGTTCCCGGGATTCGGGAGGATAGCAGTGAACGGGAGGATCTACGATCACGACGTCGTGATCTACCCGAGCGGAAGGGTTGAGATGCGTAAGAAGTGGATAAGCAAGGAGAAACACGGGACGAGCCACAGACTCGACCCGGACGAGCTGAGGGAGTACCTTGGCGAGGATTTTGACGTCCTGATAGTCGGAACCGGGGCGTGGGGAAGGCTGTCGCTCCTCCCGGAGAGCAGGGAACTCGTCAAGGGCAGGGAAATCCACGAGCTCCCGACGGGGGAGGCGGTGGAGCTCTTCAACGAAATTCACAGAAACCGTAGAACCCTCGCGATCCTCCACGTCACCTGCTGA